TACGCGATCGCCGACGGCAAACTTGGTCACTTCCGAACCGACCTGGGCGACGATTCCGGCGATCTCGTGCCCCGGCACGAGGGGGTATTGCACCGGGCCCCAGTCGCCGCGAGCGGTATGGATGTCGGAGTGGCAAATACCGGCGTATTTAATCTCAATGAGGACGTCGTACGGTTGTAGGTCTCTGCGCTCGATTACGGTCTGTTCGAACGGGCCATGAGCGTTGAAAACGGCGCGAGCATTGGCAGTAATCATATTGATCCCCCTGTGAATGAAATTTCAAATAACGAACCCTAAATGAATAAACAAAAGTGATTGTCTATTCAACTAATGTCTATTATATAATTAGACCATCGGCAATCAATGGTTAAAACAACGCGATTTGTTGATATTTCAACGTAAGAAGCAAAAGTGTCGATTATCTCGATACGAAGAGTTGATTGTCTGCTGCCTTGACATCGCGAACAGGAGCCCTGCGCATATTGCACAGGGCCCCTTAAAGAACCGTCTAATCCGACTCAACAAGATTCACGAGCAATCGGAGAACCTCTAGCTTTCGTTCGCGGGCGATCCATAGGGCTTCGGCTTCTTGCGTACTGATCAACCGGAAACGCGCTCGCTCGCCGGGACGCATCTGGGCAATGACAGGAAGGTCCACGGACGCCACCTGCGCGATCCTAGGGTAGCCTCCCGTCGTCTGGCGATCCGCCATAAGCACGATCGGCCGACCGTCAGGAGGCACCTGCACAGTGCCCATCGTGACCGCTTCCGAGAGCATATCCGTCCTAGACTCTAAGTGTATAGGCGGTCCACTGAACCGTGCACCCATACGATCCGATTCAGCCAGCATCACGAACGGCTGCAGCAAGAATCGGTCCCGGCTTTCGCCAGTGAATCGCTCCCACTCGCATCCTTGCATGACGCGCACTTCGGCAGCGCCATTCCCGAGCTTCGCCATGCCCGGAGTTCTCCATTCGGCACCGAGAAACCAGGCTCCGGCATGGTAACGGTCTATGTCGCCCTTCTCCTCCGGGTTCGTGCGCCGCCGCGGCATGTTCGAAACGATCTCCAACCGATCTCCTGCCCGCAGCGTTCTTCCCTCTAAGCCGCCGAAGCCGTTGCGCACAGCCGTCGAACGGCTTCCCAGCACCTGCGGAACCGAGATTCCGCCGCGGAACGCAACGACTGTGTGGTAACCTTCCGACGCCGTCCCGAACGTGATCGTGCATCCCTTCGGAATCGTTACCGGCCTCCACATCGGCAGAGGATCGCCGTCGACGCGCGCATGCATGTCCGCTCCGCATACCGCCGCAACGACTTCTTCCTCCGTCACCATTTCAGCTCCCGATAGAGTCATTTCCAATGCGGCCGCATCGTCGGGATTGCCTACCAGGATGTTGGCTAACCGCAGCGACAATTCGTCGACCGCCCCGCCGACGGAGACCCCGAACCGCTGCCACCCCGTTCTTCCTCGATCCTGCACTGTAGTGAACAGACCAGGCTTCATGATCGTCAATGTCAATTACATGCCCCCGCTTCCATCCCCATGAGAGACTGGTTTGAAATAAACCGTGTCCCCTGCAGTCAAAACACTCGGAGGCGTCCGATCCGGTTGAAACAGCGGCAGCGGCGTGCGCCCGATCAAACGCCACCCGCCGGGCGATGCGAACGGATATACGCCCGTCTGGCTTCCGGCGATTCCGACGCTTCCTGCCGGGACGCGTTCTCGCGGAGTCGACAGGCGCGGCGCCGATATGCGCTCGGACATCCCGCCGAGATACGGAAACCCGGGCATAAAACCGATCATATACACCTTATACGACCGTGACGTGTGGATGCTTACGACGTCCTCGGCGGAAAGTTGATTGCGCTCGGCTACGAACGGCAAATCCGGTCCGCACTCCGAGCAGTAACAGACGGGAATTTCCACCGCGTTCTCGGTAAGCGCGCCTGCGCCTGCACCTGCGACAGCCGCCGCTCGAGCGCGGACGCGCTCCGAGCGCTCCTCTAACCACCGCACCACTTGCGACTGCGCATCTCTTACCTTCCAACTCGTTTTAACGACAGCGATCGGATCGTAATATACGGCCGCCGCTCCATAAGACGGGACCGCTTCTACAAAACCGGGAAACGGTTGTTCCTCCAGAATGCGCGTGAATTCTAACACCTTACGATGCGTATCCGGATCGATGCCGCCTCCGTAATGGACAATGAACGCCCGCTCCCCCAATGGAACGATCCTCACACCATTTTCCAATCCCTATGCCCCCTTCCATGCCCCGCAGGAGCTTTTAGACAGGCGCCCAAGCCGTCAGCAAATCGCC
The nucleotide sequence above comes from Paenibacillus sp.. Encoded proteins:
- the pxpB gene encoding 5-oxoprolinase subunit PxpB; amino-acid sequence: MENGVRIVPLGERAFIVHYGGGIDPDTHRKVLEFTRILEEQPFPGFVEAVPSYGAAAVYYDPIAVVKTSWKVRDAQSQVVRWLEERSERVRARAAAVAGAGAGALTENAVEIPVCYCSECGPDLPFVAERNQLSAEDVVSIHTSRSYKVYMIGFMPGFPYLGGMSERISAPRLSTPRERVPAGSVGIAGSQTGVYPFASPGGWRLIGRTPLPLFQPDRTPPSVLTAGDTVYFKPVSHGDGSGGM
- a CDS encoding biotin-dependent carboxyltransferase family protein, whose translation is MTLTIMKPGLFTTVQDRGRTGWQRFGVSVGGAVDELSLRLANILVGNPDDAAALEMTLSGAEMVTEEEVVAAVCGADMHARVDGDPLPMWRPVTIPKGCTITFGTASEGYHTVVAFRGGISVPQVLGSRSTAVRNGFGGLEGRTLRAGDRLEIVSNMPRRRTNPEEKGDIDRYHAGAWFLGAEWRTPGMAKLGNGAAEVRVMQGCEWERFTGESRDRFLLQPFVMLAESDRMGARFSGPPIHLESRTDMLSEAVTMGTVQVPPDGRPIVLMADRQTTGGYPRIAQVASVDLPVIAQMRPGERARFRLISTQEAEALWIARERKLEVLRLLVNLVESD